In Apilactobacillus bombintestini, one genomic interval encodes:
- a CDS encoding histidine phosphatase family protein, translated as MINIYLVRHGQTYLNKYDRIQGIANAPLTVKGVADAVDAGKRLSSIKFDHAYSSDMPRAFDTGKYVLQQNPSTLEEPIKDKAFREENFGYFEGNDSEAAWHQIGGPQGLNSYAKMIDKLGMGGTADLIAKCDPYGDAENNEDLKARFIPGLRKAIEKANDGENILIAAHGTIIRWAVDQFADDSIDVSEPIQNGSVSKLVANDDGSNIRVEYYNNTSENV; from the coding sequence ATGATTAATATTTATCTTGTTCGTCATGGACAAACTTATTTAAACAAATACGATCGCATTCAAGGAATTGCTAACGCACCTTTAACGGTCAAAGGAGTTGCTGATGCGGTGGATGCTGGAAAACGTTTAAGCTCCATTAAGTTTGACCATGCATATTCTAGTGATATGCCACGTGCATTCGATACTGGTAAATACGTTTTACAACAAAATCCTTCAACACTTGAAGAACCTATTAAAGATAAAGCTTTCCGTGAAGAAAACTTTGGTTACTTTGAAGGTAACGACAGTGAAGCTGCTTGGCATCAAATTGGTGGACCTCAAGGATTAAATTCCTACGCCAAAATGATTGATAAGCTAGGCATGGGCGGAACTGCTGACTTAATTGCCAAATGTGATCCATACGGCGATGCTGAAAATAACGAAGATTTAAAAGCTCGTTTCATTCCAGGCTTAAGAAAAGCTATTGAAAAAGCTAACGATGGTGAAAACATCTTAATCGCTGCACATGGAACTATTATTAGATGGGCAGTAGATCAATTTGCTGATGATTCTATCGATGTTTCAGAACCTATTCAAAATGGTAGTGTTTCCAAGTTAGTTGCTAACGATGATGGTAGTAACATTCGCGTAGAATACTACAACAATACTAGCGAAAATGTTTAA
- the helD gene encoding RNA polymerase recycling motor HelD yields MSDSIKQKEQKHLNDVLAKVKFAKNEAIQKINRAEKDEDDINKNFYNDVRLKTSTYSGMMETSVSIRQQQQMLEERENSWKHATHEYDKLSKMEKRPYFARLDFEEEGEDKPETIYIGLGSFTDRPDHYLIYDWRAPISSIYYDSKIGKLTYKTPMGEQTVNVTLKRQFQIKDGKIDTIFDTDQVVGDQMLLDNLNGKSNTKMKSIVTTIQAEQNKIIRDTKSDLLFVQGAAGSGKTAAVLQRVAFLLYQYRGRLSSGQVILFSPNQLFNDYINQVLPELGEQNMVQMTYYQYSSLRVPKFKVETLSERFEEDNSDDAKLKKINQLKNSLDFFKGETAYTNHLNTEDMKFKNLKFQGDIFISKEKISEIYYSFNENYNLRNRLDATKERLIKMLNRRVKSEMKKPWVEQAVQDLSREQIQAVQRSHPDEFENADREFEFLARHIVIGALRRIRKQIVHARFLGINNQFVNFLRNVPNLINLDKFDLTKDEWNESVDESIARMKNGHVSMADVSAYLYLFDRISGKRPKTDIKYLFIDEVQDYTAFQMAFLKFTFPRARFTLLGDLNQAIFTHENSHSLLQELSTMFDPEKTNVVQLTKSYRSTEQITDFTKYILTEGSQIESFAREGDKPVVNVVNNHDEAIDKLVERIDADKQKHDTTAIVVKNLAEAKTLSKQLDDKNVKNTLIQTENQRLVTGTLVIPAYLAKGLEFDSVVMFNGDEEHFGDEADRQLVYTICTRAMHELTIIAKKQLSHLFDAVPDNLYDLQ; encoded by the coding sequence ATGTCTGATTCAATTAAACAAAAAGAACAAAAACATTTAAATGACGTCTTAGCTAAAGTTAAGTTTGCAAAAAACGAAGCTATCCAAAAAATTAATCGCGCTGAAAAAGATGAAGATGACATTAACAAGAACTTCTATAATGATGTCCGCTTAAAAACCAGTACTTATTCAGGGATGATGGAAACTTCTGTTTCTATTCGTCAACAACAACAAATGTTGGAAGAAAGAGAAAACAGTTGGAAACATGCTACCCATGAATACGATAAATTATCTAAGATGGAAAAACGTCCATACTTCGCACGTTTGGATTTTGAAGAAGAAGGCGAAGATAAACCTGAAACTATCTATATTGGATTAGGTTCCTTTACTGATCGTCCTGATCATTATTTGATTTACGATTGGCGTGCACCTATTTCTAGTATTTACTACGATAGTAAAATCGGTAAGTTAACCTATAAAACTCCAATGGGTGAACAAACTGTAAACGTTACTTTGAAGCGTCAATTCCAAATTAAAGATGGTAAAATTGATACCATTTTTGATACTGATCAAGTAGTTGGAGACCAAATGTTATTGGATAACTTAAATGGTAAATCCAATACTAAGATGAAGAGTATCGTTACTACTATTCAGGCAGAACAAAATAAGATTATTAGAGATACTAAGTCTGACTTATTATTCGTACAAGGAGCTGCCGGTTCAGGTAAGACTGCAGCGGTATTACAAAGAGTGGCATTCTTACTTTACCAATACCGTGGTCGTTTAAGCTCTGGCCAAGTTATTTTATTCTCACCTAACCAATTGTTTAATGATTACATTAATCAAGTATTGCCTGAATTAGGTGAACAAAACATGGTACAAATGACTTATTACCAATACAGTAGTTTACGTGTACCTAAGTTTAAGGTAGAAACCTTATCCGAACGTTTTGAAGAAGATAATTCAGACGATGCTAAACTTAAAAAGATTAATCAATTGAAGAATAGTTTAGACTTCTTTAAGGGTGAAACAGCCTACACTAATCACTTAAATACTGAAGATATGAAATTCAAGAACTTGAAGTTCCAAGGAGATATCTTCATTTCCAAAGAAAAGATTAGCGAAATCTACTACAGCTTCAACGAAAACTATAATTTAAGAAACCGTTTAGATGCTACTAAGGAACGTTTAATTAAGATGTTAAACCGTCGTGTTAAATCTGAAATGAAGAAACCTTGGGTAGAACAAGCGGTACAAGATTTAAGTAGAGAACAAATTCAAGCGGTACAAAGAAGTCATCCTGATGAATTTGAAAACGCTGACCGTGAATTTGAATTCTTAGCTAGACACATCGTAATTGGTGCCCTTAGAAGAATTAGAAAACAAATTGTACATGCTCGTTTCTTAGGTATTAACAATCAATTCGTTAACTTCTTAAGAAATGTTCCTAACTTAATCAACTTAGACAAGTTTGATTTAACCAAAGATGAATGGAATGAATCAGTAGACGAATCCATTGCTAGAATGAAGAATGGCCATGTATCTATGGCAGATGTTTCCGCATACTTATATCTATTTGATCGTATTTCAGGTAAACGTCCAAAGACAGATATTAAGTACCTATTCATTGATGAAGTACAAGATTACACTGCTTTCCAAATGGCATTCTTGAAGTTCACTTTCCCACGTGCTCGTTTCACATTATTAGGGGACTTAAACCAAGCTATCTTTACTCATGAAAACAGTCATTCTCTACTACAAGAATTATCTACTATGTTTGATCCTGAAAAGACCAATGTAGTTCAATTAACTAAATCATATCGTTCAACTGAACAAATTACTGACTTTACTAAATACATTCTTACTGAAGGTAGTCAAATTGAATCCTTTGCTCGTGAAGGGGACAAACCAGTAGTTAATGTAGTAAATAATCATGATGAGGCTATTGATAAGTTAGTAGAACGTATCGATGCAGATAAACAAAAACATGATACTACCGCTATTGTGGTAAAGAATTTAGCAGAAGCTAAAACACTATCTAAACAATTAGACGATAAAAACGTCAAAAATACCCTTATTCAAACCGAAAACCAACGTCTAGTCACTGGTACCTTAGTTATCCCTGCATACTTAGCTAAGGGGCTAGAATTTGATTCTGTGGTTATGTTTAATGGGGACGAAGAACATTTTGGTGATGAAGCTGATCGTCAATTGGTTTACACCATCTGTACTCGTGCAATGCATGAATTAACTATTATTGCTAAAAAACAATTATCACACTTGTTTGATGCGGTACCTGACAACTTGTATGATTTACAATAA
- the coaA gene encoding type I pantothenate kinase, producing the protein MTDPINYYAFKKEEWKSFYQLQSIPLTKESLRQIKAFNDEISLQDVRDVYIPMVHLLDLCNQNFDAWQKTKTEFLSKKPRKVPFIIGISGSVAVGKSTTARLLEVLLTHYFPDKKIQLITTDGFLYNSAELNRRHIMDRKGFPESYDMKSLIHFLNEVKSGKRNVKAPIYSHDAYDIIPDKFDIVDQPDVLIIEGINTLQLPSNQQIYVSDFTDFSIYIDAEDDLIEQWYIERFKSLMDTAFQNPSNYYYKIAHTDRQKAIENARNVWQEINLPNLKENIKPTKTRADLIVHKTHNHRIDKILLRKY; encoded by the coding sequence TTGACTGATCCAATCAATTACTACGCATTTAAAAAAGAAGAATGGAAAAGCTTTTATCAACTACAATCTATTCCATTAACTAAGGAAAGTTTAAGACAAATTAAGGCTTTCAATGATGAAATTTCCTTGCAAGATGTACGGGATGTATATATTCCTATGGTGCATTTGTTGGATTTATGTAATCAAAATTTTGATGCTTGGCAAAAGACTAAAACTGAATTTTTATCTAAGAAGCCTCGTAAAGTACCTTTTATTATCGGAATTTCCGGAAGTGTGGCAGTAGGTAAATCCACTACAGCACGTTTGTTGGAAGTATTATTAACACATTATTTTCCTGATAAAAAGATTCAATTAATTACTACCGATGGTTTCTTATATAACTCAGCGGAACTAAACCGTCGCCATATTATGGACCGTAAAGGTTTTCCCGAAAGTTACGACATGAAGTCATTAATCCATTTTCTAAATGAAGTTAAATCAGGAAAAAGAAATGTTAAAGCACCTATTTATTCTCATGATGCTTATGATATTATTCCGGATAAATTCGATATTGTTGATCAACCCGATGTATTAATTATTGAAGGTATTAACACTTTACAACTACCAAGTAATCAACAAATTTATGTAAGTGATTTTACTGATTTTTCTATTTATATTGATGCAGAAGATGATTTAATCGAACAATGGTACATTGAACGTTTCAAGAGTTTAATGGATACTGCTTTTCAAAATCCTTCTAACTACTATTACAAGATTGCGCATACCGACCGTCAAAAGGCAATTGAGAATGCCCGCAATGTTTGGCAAGAAATTAATTTGCCTAATTTAAAGGAAAATATTAAGCCCACTAAAACTAGGGCTGATTTAATTGTGCACAAGACTCACAATCACCGTATCGATAAAATTTTACTTAGAAAGTACTAG